In a genomic window of Phragmites australis chromosome 14, lpPhrAust1.1, whole genome shotgun sequence:
- the LOC133890205 gene encoding GDSL esterase/lipase At5g03610-like produces the protein MRLVRHGIIDEDLKDSVALVAFSGSHDYARVNMSSYADIVALAKNVVDTIADGVDRLQELGVQKVLVNSLPPLGCRPWWSRSNNYTACYGPQDVVTSVHNVYLKQKLGESDTILLLDLNTIFINIIVSQGSSPFKHRFTPCCDSFDPVGYCGQEDEDGDVQYSVCSVPDQSFYWDYMHPTQAGWKAVMEQLEEPIKGFLDI, from the exons ATGAGGCTGGTTAGGCACGGCATCATCGACGAAGACCTCAAGGATTCGGTCGCGCTGGTCGCCTTCTCCGGCAGCCACGACTATGCACGCGTCAACATGTCCAGCTACGCCGAC ATTGTTGCCTTGGCCAAAAACGTGGTGGACACGATCGCCGACGGCGTGGACCGGCTGCAGGAGCTCGGTGTGCAGAAGGTGCTGGTGAACTCTCTGCCCCCGCTCGGCTGCAGGCCTTGGTGGTCTAGGTCGAACAACTACACCGCTTGCTACGGCCCCCAGGACGTGGTCACAAGCGTCCACAACGTGTATCTCAAACAGAAGCTGGGTGAATCGGATACCATCCTCCTGCTCGATCtcaacaccatcttcatcaacatcaTCGTTAGTCAGG GTTCGTCTCCATTCAAGCACAGGTTCACGCCATGCTGTGATAGCTTCGACCCGGTCGGGTATTGTGGGCAGGAAGACGAGGATGGAGACGTGCAGTACAGCGTATGCTCTGTCCCAGACCAGTCTTTCTACTGGGACTACATGCACCCGACGCAGGCCGGCTGGAAGGCTGTCATGGAGCAGCTGGAAGAGCCCATCAAGGGTTTCCTAGATATCTAA